A region of Pelodiscus sinensis isolate JC-2024 unplaced genomic scaffold, ASM4963464v1 ctg87, whole genome shotgun sequence DNA encodes the following proteins:
- the LOC142825969 gene encoding uncharacterized protein LOC142825969 — MRGMIHATRERMWSQTCTQTSATSSSPDTSFSFPPPLIWPISEVLTTDVSVGPWGLMLPELSWPRRATQRAGTMEQLPALSPVLCILLLVPIWAADGAEIPAGCRRPIPNISGSAQSTDGLNISQEPRSLNTTVGDHMTLNCTFRARKNDTVNVLWLGGTGEDLWLVRNHSCYKGRLNVSSQEENRNGTATLTLLKLERRDSGFYYCCIKINNDSAKTGEGTKLTVIRRNQGVTENRKGLNPDAGTELTVYRAVVALAGVSIVILIATLLLRRRTAAVPETQKQLPAKGESRASEDASEGLHYGEITFQAPAHTEYASIQTQQL, encoded by the exons ATGAGGGGAATGATCCATGCCACCAGGGAGCGTATGTGGTCCCAAACATGCACCCAGACGTCTGCCACATCTAGCAGCCCAGACACcagcttctccttccctcctccccttatcTGGCCCATCTCAGAGGTGCTGACCACAGACGTTTCCGTCGGCCCTTGGGGGCTGATgctgccagagctgagctggcccCGGAGAGCCACCCAGAGAGCAGGGAccatggagcagctgccagccctgagccccgtcctctgcatcctcctcctcGTCCCCATCTGGGCAGCAG ATGGCGCAGAAATTCCCGCTGGCTGCAGGAGACCGATCCCAAACATCAGTGGGTCTGCCCAGAGTACAG ATGGTCTGAACATCTCCCAGGAACCCAGGTCCCTTAACACGACAGTTGGGGACCACATGACCCTGAATTGCACCTTTCGGGCCAGAAAGAATGACACAGTGAATGTGCTTTGGCTTGGTGGAACTGGAGAAGACCTGTGGCTGGTTCGTAATCATTCCTGCTACAAGGGCCGGCTCAACGTGTCCAGTCAGGAGGAAAACAGGAATGGGACAGCAACCCTGACCCTGTTGAAGCTGGAGCGGCGGGACTCCGGCTTCTATTACTGCTGCATCAAAATCAACAACGACAGTGCAAAGACAGGAGAAGGCACCAAGCTAACAGTGATTCGGAGAAACCAAGGTGTGACTG AAAACAGAAAGGGACTGAATCCAGATGCCGGCACTGAACTCACCGTCTACAGAGCTGTGGTTGCCCTCGCAGGTGTCAGCATCGTCATCCTCATTGCCACCCTCCTGCTGCGCAGACGCACAG caGCCGTTCCAGAGACCCAGAAGCAGCTGCCGGCCAAG GGGGAAAGCAGAGCTAGCGAGGATGCGAGCGAGGGGCTGCACTATGGCGAGATCACATTCCAGGCTCCGGCTCACACAGAATATGCCTCCATCCAGACTCAGCAGCTCTGA
- the LOC106731324 gene encoding uncharacterized protein LOC106731324, which yields MERLLAWSIVCFGIFLSPTTVAGLGVQQLPTTASAPAGGSITLSCSFPSHNRSRAQVTWARGSGEAAVLDPSHPFYRGRLDEGQRQQQGRAEATVTLSELTERDSDLYRCYITHPQGQQETGTGTALTVTGRAAAAIPAGCRGQIPDVGGSPQNPDALSVSQLPRSLSATAGENVTLSCTFETGKDARVKVLWLWGSGEDVELDSHHPFYRGRLRVSRLDEHRQGRATLSLAELQERDSGLYRCCVQTHGGQSGLGGGTQLSVMPTNQSRVLLGHEPLYYRAIVSLSLTILFSLGIILSLQPRSDAGSARNPPSLPVPNGRTALLCGPLGSPCSTPEPVASPSSP from the exons ATGGAGCGGTTACTGGCCTGGAGCATCGTCTGCTTCGGCATCTTCCTCAGCCCCACAACAGTGGCTG GCCTGGGGGTCCAGCAGCTCCCCACCACAGCGAGCGCCCCGGCCGGGGGCAGCATCACCCTGAGCTGCAGCTTCCCCAGCCACAACCGGAGCAGGGCCCAAGTCACTTGGGCCCGGGGCTCCGGGGAGGCTGCGGTGCTGgacccctcccaccccttctaccGGGGGCGGCTGGACGAGGGCCAGCGGCAACAGCAGGGCCGGGCGGAGGCCACGGTGACCCTGTCGGAGCTGACGGAGCGGGACTCTGATCTCTACCGCTGCTACATCACCCACccgcagggccagcaggagacggGCACCGGCACCGCGCTGACTGTGACGGGCAGAG CCGCGGCAGCAATTCCCGCCGGCTGCAGGGGGCAGATCCCCGACGTCGGCGGGTCGCCGCAGAACCCAG ATGCTCTGAGCGTCTCCCAGCTGCCCCGGTCCCTCAGCGCGACGGCCGGGGAGAACGTGACCCTGAGCTGCACGTTTGAGACCGGAAAGGATGCGAGAGTGAAGGTGCTTTGGCTCTGGGGATCCGGAGAGGACGTGGAGCTGGATTCTCATCACCCCTTCTACCGGGGGCGGCTCCGGGTGTCCCGGCTGGACGAGCACAGGCAGGGGAGGGCGACACTGAGCCTGGCCGAGCTGCAGGAGCGGGACTCCGGCCTCTATCGCTGCTGCGTCCAGACCCACGGGGGGCAgtcggggctgggaggaggcacCCAGCTGAGCGTGATGCCAACAAACCAGA GCAGGGTCCTACTGGGACACGAACCCCTCTACTACCGAGCCATCGTCTCCCTCTCGCTCACCATTCTCTTCTCCCTGGGGATCATCCTCAGCCTGCAGCCTCGGAGCGATGCCGGCTCTGCGCGGAATCCGCCGTCACTTCCTGTTCCAAACGGTCGCACGGCGTTGCTGTGTGGGCCACTCGGCAGcccttgctccaccccagagccagtcGCAAGTCCTTCCTCTCCTTAG
- the LOC102456837 gene encoding uncharacterized protein LOC102456837, with the protein MEQLPALSPVLCILLPLSIWAAGLEVHQRPRAFQTSSGDTAILSCSFEFRQGNAAKVTWTRGLGDVVVLESAHPFYKGRLNMSGLRLLQKGEAVLTLRDLEPRDSGLYRCHINIHQGDSGTGQGTELSVTGRNQSDPDKECNPTKCDAQEVLCPAAIALGLLLILSLILVVALLLKRCRALPCSQPCRRETQGQGSRETQDLHYTEIIVKTPRRTEQISSHVQRR; encoded by the exons atggagcagctgccagccctgagccccgtcctctgcatcctcctccccctctccatcTGGGCAGCAG GTCTGGAAGTGCATCAGAGACCCCGCGCCTTCCAGACGTCTTCTGGCGACACTGCAATACTCAGCTGCTCCTTTGAGTTCAGACAAGGCAACGCAGCCAAAGTGACCTGGACCAGAGGGCTGGGAGACGTGGTCGTGCTGGAGTCTGCCCACCCCTTCTACAAGGGGCGGCTCAACATGTCCGGTTTGCGTCTGCTCCAGAAAGGGGAGGCCGTGCTGACCCTGCGGGACCTGGAGCCGCGGGACTCTGGCCTCTATCGGTGCCACATCAACATCCACCAGGGAGACAGCGGGACGGGACAGGGCACCGAGCTTAGCGTGACGGGGAGGAACCAGAGTGACCCAG ATAAAGAATGTAACCCCACGAAGTGTGATGCCCAGGAGGTCCTGTGCCCGGCTGCTATTGCCCTGGGACTTCTCCTCATCCTCAGCCTCATCCTGGTGGTCGCCCTTCTCCTGAAGAGATGCCGAG CGCTGCCCTGCTCACAGCCGTGCCGGCGGGAGACCCAG ggccagggcagtcGGGAGACCCAGGACTTGCACTACACAGAGATTATAGTCAAGACTCCAAGGCGCACGGAACAAATTTCCAGCCACGTCCAGCGGCGCTGA
- the LOC142825970 gene encoding antigen-presenting glycoprotein CD1d-like isoform X1, producing MLLPLLLLPWAWGAFASSPPLPPASLLLRLLQSTLVPNASASRTEGTALLGDLETHAWDCGTGRLRFLQPWARRGLTPQQWQDLVALVCSYIADFVRLQNEMAQEAGRGYPFVVQFSTGCEQPPNGIARPFCDAAMDGQDWVSFAVDTGRWVVRRQDPLARRTAEVLNYNRVVAVMLQFLLGSTCPQELRSFVQHGNASLERRERPVAVVFVREPPPAEPPMPWLLVCRVTGFYPRAVRVAWLQDGEEVEPGWRLNSSGILPNADLTYQLRSSLAVGPGDGHSYACRVQHSSLGGRSLLIPWERSRHWGPGLAVGIALGALALAVGLWWRRRRGGDQTPAGNTPKLANS from the exons atgctgctgcctctgctgctcctcccctgggCCTGGGGGGCCTTTGCCT cctccccgcctctccccccagcctctctcctcctccgGCTGCTCCAAAGCACCCTCGTCCCCAACGCCAGCGCCTCGCGCAccgagggcacggccctgctgggCGACCTGGAGACCCACGCCTGGGACTGCGGCACCGGCCGGCTCCgcttcctccagccctgggcccgCCGGGGCCTGACCCCCCAGCAGTGGCAGGACCTGGTGGCGCTGGTCTGCAGCTACATAGCCGACTTCGTCCGCCTGCAGAACGAAATGGCGCAGGAGGCCGGGCGGGGCT acCCCTTCGTGGTGCAGTTCTCCACCGGCTGCGAGCAGCCCCCCAACGGCATCGCGCGGCCGTTCTGCGACGCGGCCATGGACGGCCAGGACTGGGTCAGCTTCGCCGTGGACACCGGCAGGTGGGTGGTGCGGCGGCAGGACCCGCTGGCGCGCAGAACCGCGGAGGTGCTGAACTACAACCGGGTCGTGGCCGTCATGCTCCAGTTCCTGCTGGGATCAACCTGCCCTCAGGAGCTCAGGAGCTTCGTGCAGCACGGGAACGCGTCCCTGGAGAGGAGAG AGCGGCCGGTCGCCGTAGTGTTTGTCCGGGAGCCTCCCCCAGCCGAGCCCCCCATGCCGTGGCTGCTGGTTTGCCGGGTCACCGGGTTCTACCCCCGGGCCGTCCGCGTGGCCTGGCTGCAGGacggggaggaggtggagccgGGCTGGCGGCTGAACTCCAGCGGGATCCTGCCCAACGCCGACCTGACCTACCAGCTGCGCAGCTCCCTGGCCGTGGGGCCGGGCGACGGGCACAGCTACGCCTGCCGggtgcagcacagcagcctgggggGCCGGAGCCTGCTGATCCCCTGGG AGCGCAGCCGGCACTGGGGGCCCGGCCTGGCCGTGGGCATCGCCCtgggggctctggccctggccgtgGGGCTGTGGTGGAGAAGACGCAG AGGGGGAGACCAAACGCCTGCAGGAAACACACCGAAACTGGCCAACTCTTGA
- the LOC142825970 gene encoding antigen-presenting glycoprotein CD1d-like isoform X2 gives MLLPLLLLPWAWGAFASSPPLPPASLLLRLLQSTLVPNASASRTEGTALLGDLETHAWDCGTGRLRFLQPWARRGLTPQQWQDLVALVCSYIADFVRLQNEMAQEAGRGYPFVVQFSTGCEQPPNGIARPFCDAAMDGQDWVSFAVDTGRWVVRRQDPLARRTAEVLNYNRVVAVMLQFLLGSTCPQELRSFVQHGNASLERRERPVAVVFVREPPPAEPPMPWLLVCRVTGFYPRAVRVAWLQDGEEVEPGWRLNSSGILPNADLTYQLRSSLAVGPGDGHSYACRVQHSSLGGRSLLIPWERSRHWGPGLAVGIALGALALAVGLWWRRRRGYQEVGAGQSRA, from the exons atgctgctgcctctgctgctcctcccctgggCCTGGGGGGCCTTTGCCT cctccccgcctctccccccagcctctctcctcctccgGCTGCTCCAAAGCACCCTCGTCCCCAACGCCAGCGCCTCGCGCAccgagggcacggccctgctgggCGACCTGGAGACCCACGCCTGGGACTGCGGCACCGGCCGGCTCCgcttcctccagccctgggcccgCCGGGGCCTGACCCCCCAGCAGTGGCAGGACCTGGTGGCGCTGGTCTGCAGCTACATAGCCGACTTCGTCCGCCTGCAGAACGAAATGGCGCAGGAGGCCGGGCGGGGCT acCCCTTCGTGGTGCAGTTCTCCACCGGCTGCGAGCAGCCCCCCAACGGCATCGCGCGGCCGTTCTGCGACGCGGCCATGGACGGCCAGGACTGGGTCAGCTTCGCCGTGGACACCGGCAGGTGGGTGGTGCGGCGGCAGGACCCGCTGGCGCGCAGAACCGCGGAGGTGCTGAACTACAACCGGGTCGTGGCCGTCATGCTCCAGTTCCTGCTGGGATCAACCTGCCCTCAGGAGCTCAGGAGCTTCGTGCAGCACGGGAACGCGTCCCTGGAGAGGAGAG AGCGGCCGGTCGCCGTAGTGTTTGTCCGGGAGCCTCCCCCAGCCGAGCCCCCCATGCCGTGGCTGCTGGTTTGCCGGGTCACCGGGTTCTACCCCCGGGCCGTCCGCGTGGCCTGGCTGCAGGacggggaggaggtggagccgGGCTGGCGGCTGAACTCCAGCGGGATCCTGCCCAACGCCGACCTGACCTACCAGCTGCGCAGCTCCCTGGCCGTGGGGCCGGGCGACGGGCACAGCTACGCCTGCCGggtgcagcacagcagcctgggggGCCGGAGCCTGCTGATCCCCTGGG AGCGCAGCCGGCACTGGGGGCCCGGCCTGGCCGTGGGCATCGCCCtgggggctctggccctggccgtgGGGCTGTGGTGGAGAAGACGCAG GGGCTACCAGGAGGTTGGAGCCGGGCAGTCCAGGGCCTGA